Below is a genomic region from Thermococcus sp..
ATTCTGTCGGAATAGCTCAACGCTAGGTTGAGGTCGTGGAGAACAGCTATGATTATCTTCTCCTCCTTCAGTTCGTTGAGCAATTCCATGACCTCAAGGGCGTTGTTTATGTCTAAGTGGCTCGTTGGTTCATCGAGCAGAATAACTTCACTTCCCTGAGCCAGAGCCCTCGCTATCAGCGCCAGCTGGAACTCCCCCCCGCTCAGGCTCGTTATCTTCTCCCGCCTTCGCTCCCACAGGCCGACTCTCTCAAGGGCCTCCCTAACCTTTCCCCTCGTCATGTAAGCTCCCATCTCGACGAACTCCTCAACGGTAAAGGCAAACTGGGGGAGTGAGCTCTGGGGGACGTAAGTTATCAACTTCGCCCTTTCCCGTGGCTTCAGGGAGAGCAGGTCCTTCCCTTCAAGCCTCACGAAGCCGATAGGTTTTAGAATTCCCACGAGGCACTTCAGGAGCGTGCTCTTTCCCGCACCGTTGGGCCCTATTATGGCCAGCAACTCTCCCCTCCTGGCAGTCATCTCAACCTCCCTCAGCACATCCCCCTCGCCGTAGGAGAAGGAAACCCTCGCCTCAAGCAACAAGCTCACCCCTTTTGTGCTTCATCAGCAGGTAGAGGAAGAAGGGCGCACCCATCAGTGCCGTCACAACGCCAACGGGAATGACTGTGGGCTTTGCGAGGGTTCTCGCGAGCAGGTCTGCCGTAACCAAGAGGGTCCCCCCGAATAGGGCCGTCGCCGGAACGAGCTCCCTGTGGTTTGGGCCGAGGATAAGGCGCATTATGTGGGGGCTGACGAGACCTATGAAACCTATTATCCCTGAGGTGTAAACTGAGAAGGCAGTCAGCGTCGCGATAACTCCTAGGAATATCTTCCTATACAGGTGAAGATCGAGGCCAAGGGCTATGCTCTCTTCCCCGAGGAGGACGAGGTTCAGCTCGCGCCAGCGCCACATAAGGAAGAGAACTCCAACCAGGGAAACGACGAGCATTATCTTTACGTCCCCCCACGTGCTCCCGTTGAAGCTTCCGAGGAGCCACATCCAGCTTAGGTGCGTTTTCTGGGGTCTTGTTACGTAGATGTACCAGGTTACCGCGTTGGCGAGAAAGCCGTAGGCGATTCCAGCGAGAAGGAGCGTGTCAACTGGAACTGCCCCGTCAACCCTCGATACCGTGTAGACAATGAAAACCGAAAGGAATGAAAAGATTAGAGCGAAGGGGGCCATGTAGGTGGGGTTTATAAGGATAGCTATTGCAGAGCCCAGCGCCGCGCCCGAGCTTATTCCTATGATGTACGGGTCCGCAAGGGGGTTCCTGAAGAGGGCCTGACTGGTAACTCCAGCACCAGCAAGGGCGAGGCCGACAAAATATGCAAGAAGCACCTCCGGAAGGCGAAGTTGCCAGACGATAATGAAGTAGTTCGGCTTTTCTCCGGGGTTAATACCAGTAAAACGGGATAGCTTTAGCTCTATTCCGTAAAGAAGACTGGAGGTAACGTCGTGAAGGCTGAGACTAACCGGACCGAAGTAAACGCCGAGAAAAATCGAAACCGCCGAGAGGAGCAACAGCGCCGGGAGCCATTTCCGCATGTGCTGGAGTTTTTGTCCATAGTTTAAAAGGCTTTGTCATTCGAGGGGCGAGCGACCGTACTTGAGGAAGACCCTTAACTCAGGACTTTCAGCCTTTATTATATTGAGGAGTGCCCTTAGCTCGGCCTCAAAGGCCTTTTTCTCAATCTTAACGCCCTCGTGGGCCCTCTGAAGGGGCCTGAAGTAGCCGTTACTTTCGTGCCAGAGGATTTCACTCAAAAGCTCGTCGTTTATCTCCCTGTTGCTCTGAAGGAGGTATATCACCCCACCGCGCATGGTCCTTATGTATGCCATAGGGACGCCCCGCTCGATGTACCCCTCAACCGTCGGGAAGTACTTCCTCAGGACTTTCGGCATCCTGTGGCTTATGGGCTTCCCCCCCTGGGTTATGACGTAATAACCTGCCCTCTCCTCGCCGTATGTCCTCCTCAGGTATGCGTCAAGGTATGGAACGTCAACGATGTCAATCCCTAGCTTTTGGGTCAGCTTCCTGTTGTAGAAGCTCTTCGCCACGTAAACGAGGTTTAGCTTGAGCAGTTTCTCAAGGGAGTAGAGGTATTCGAGGTAGCCCAGAACCACGTGAACCGAGTTGCGCGCGTCATCCAAAGTTAGTTCCTTCTCCTCTCCGTATTCCTGCAGGATTTCTTGGAATATCTCCTCGGCGTCTTTTTCCCCCTTGAGGTACGCGTCCAGGGTTTTTCTGGTTATAACAACCCTCCTTGGAAGGGTCGCGTCGAGGGAACTCCCCTTGAAGCCCTCCATTGCCCGGTAAAATTCCTCAAAGTCCTCAAGCCTCTCATCGGCGAGTATTACGCCCCCGTTTACCTTCCTGCTTTTCCTCAACTCCCCCTCAAGCCTTTCGTAGTGCTCGTCCAGAATTTCAACGAAGGCCTTGACGAGCTCTTCAAGCCTGTTTTTGCCCAGAGCGTTTTCAATGGTCGTTATCCCCTTCACGCTCTCCGGGTAAACCGGCGGTCTCGTGAGGGAGCCCGTCAAAGTGCCATCCATCATGACGTAATCAACCCCACCCAAGACGGCCGAGAGGTAGCCTAGCTTGTTCTCAAGGGTTTCCATCTGAAGGCGGATTATCTGGTCGGATATGCCCTGGTTGTAGAGCATCGCGTTGGCGTAAACGAGCCTGTAAGCCGGGCCGTTGCCGAAGGCGTAGCTTGAGACCGCGTAGAAAATCGTCCCGCTGAGCCTCTGCTTTCCCTGACTGCCATCCACGGCGTAAACCCTGCAGGGCTTTCTTTCCTTGGGCAGGTTCCTCCATTCGAGGCCTCTTAGCTTTACCATAGCCTCGTCGTAGCCCCTCTGGAGCATGGACTTTATCCTGTCAACGCTTTTCCTGTCGAGAAGCCTGTACACGCTCACACCCCCAGCTCAACTTCCCTCAGGACAGAAACGCCGTTCTCAAGGCTCACCCTTATAACCCTGTCCGCGGCATCCTTGAGTTCCTCATCGTGTGAAACGACGATGACCTGCGGTATCTTCCGGAGGTAGCGTTGCATTATGTCCACGAGTCTTCTCCGCCTCTCCTCGTCCAAGTAAGGCGTCGGCTCATCTAAGATGAGGAGGCTTATCTCTCCCGCCAGGTAGAGCGACAGTGCAAGCCTAAAGGCCAAGCCGAGGGTAATCCTCTCACCTCCACTCAGGAAGCCGAGGCCGTGTTCCTTTCCGTTGTAAACCACGCCGAGCTTGACCTTGTTTTCCTCAGCTTTGACCGTTATTCCGGAATACTTCTCCTCGGTCAGCTCCTCGAATATCTCACTCGCTATCTCGCC
It encodes:
- the nurA gene encoding DNA double-strand break repair nuclease NurA, whose protein sequence is MYRLLDRKSVDRIKSMLQRGYDEAMVKLRGLEWRNLPKERKPCRVYAVDGSQGKQRLSGTIFYAVSSYAFGNGPAYRLVYANAMLYNQGISDQIIRLQMETLENKLGYLSAVLGGVDYVMMDGTLTGSLTRPPVYPESVKGITTIENALGKNRLEELVKAFVEILDEHYERLEGELRKSRKVNGGVILADERLEDFEEFYRAMEGFKGSSLDATLPRRVVITRKTLDAYLKGEKDAEEIFQEILQEYGEEKELTLDDARNSVHVVLGYLEYLYSLEKLLKLNLVYVAKSFYNRKLTQKLGIDIVDVPYLDAYLRRTYGEERAGYYVITQGGKPISHRMPKVLRKYFPTVEGYIERGVPMAYIRTMRGGVIYLLQSNREINDELLSEILWHESNGYFRPLQRAHEGVKIEKKAFEAELRALLNIIKAESPELRVFLKYGRSPLE
- a CDS encoding ABC transporter ATP-binding protein, which gives rise to MLLEARVSFSYGEGDVLREVEMTARRGELLAIIGPNGAGKSTLLKCLVGILKPIGFVRLEGKDLLSLKPRERAKLITYVPQSSLPQFAFTVEEFVEMGAYMTRGKVREALERVGLWERRREKITSLSGGEFQLALIARALAQGSEVILLDEPTSHLDINNALEVMELLNELKEEKIIIAVLHDLNLALSYSDRILVLSNGKTVWKGPSEKLSEEIIEETYGIKAKIIEVEGKRLLIPGLKV
- a CDS encoding iron ABC transporter permease, which gives rise to MRKWLPALLLLSAVSIFLGVYFGPVSLSLHDVTSSLLYGIELKLSRFTGINPGEKPNYFIIVWQLRLPEVLLAYFVGLALAGAGVTSQALFRNPLADPYIIGISSGAALGSAIAILINPTYMAPFALIFSFLSVFIVYTVSRVDGAVPVDTLLLAGIAYGFLANAVTWYIYVTRPQKTHLSWMWLLGSFNGSTWGDVKIMLVVSLVGVLFLMWRWRELNLVLLGEESIALGLDLHLYRKIFLGVIATLTAFSVYTSGIIGFIGLVSPHIMRLILGPNHRELVPATALFGGTLLVTADLLARTLAKPTVIPVGVVTALMGAPFFLYLLMKHKRGELVA